The sequence tcaaatcaatggaatgtggaccagaaggaagaaagaaacaatcaaaaagaaaagaaggaagaaagaagaattcagaaaaaaatgagcagaggcttaggtatATCCAGgtcttctttaaatgttccaacatccaaattataggagtaccaaaagaggaagagggagagcaataagtggaagagttatttgaacaaataataaaggagaacttccatgatctggtaaaggaaatagacttccagcaagtctaggaagctcagagagacccaaagaaattgtacccaaggagaaacacaccaaggcacatcataattacattacccaagattaaaatgatggagagaattctagaaggagtaagagataaggggacagtcacctacaaaggagttcccatcagactgttagctgatttatcaaaagagaccttataggcaaggaGGGGTtgtaaagaagtatttcaagtcataaaaggcaatgacctccatccaagattactctatccagcaaagctttcatttagaatggaagggcagataaaacatttctctgataaggtcaagttaaagcagttcatcatcaccaaacccttattatatgaaatgtgaaagggacttatctaagaaaagaagattaaagtatgaaagtaaaatgacagcaaactcacagttaataacaaccacacctaaaacaaaagcaaaagcaaactaagaaaactactagaacaggagcagaaccacagaaatggagatcacatggagggatagcaacaggggagtgggaggaggagagaccagaaaggtacagagaataagtagcatagatggtaggtagaaaatagacagggggagggtgagaatagtacgggaaatgtagaagataaagaacttatgacaaatggagatgaactaaagggggaaatgtgggtggaagggggtgtgcagggtggaggcgaatgaaggggagaaaatgggactacagtaatagcataatcaataaaataaaaaaaattttaaaaattgaaaacatgttttaacaaaaagaaaatgggcaaaagacatgaatagagaattctccaaagaggacatagagagcACTCAGAGACACATGAATGGATGTTAACCCTTAGAGTGGGGCAAATTAAacccataatgagataccactccacactggtcagaatggccaagaTAAccaattaacaaacaagtgctggtgagactgtggagaaaaggaaaccctagtgcactgtttgtgggaatgcagaccactgtagccactctggaaaatactagggatttcctcagaaaactaaaaatggcactGCCTTTGGACCTAGGAATTTCTTGCTGGGATTATGCActtagaatcctgaaacactaattcaaaagaaactatgcacccaacattcataacagcacaatttacaatagccaagtgctggaagcaacctaagtgcctatcagtaaatgagtggatcaaaaaattatggtaccattatacaatagaatactatgcagtatACAGAAAGAAGGAGGTCTTACTCTTTGCAGCAGTATGGATGGGTCTGGAAGCATTaagctaagggaaataagccaggtgttgaaagacaaataccgtaagATCTCATccacaagtggaacctaatcaaccaaacaagcaaacaaaatataaccagagacattaaaataaagaacaaactgtcagtaaccagaggggaggggagagtatAATAATGCAgtaaaataggggaaaaggttATCAATGAACacacataaaggacacatgaacaaagtcaAAGGATGGTAAGATCCaggatgggaggaggggatgggtgatATTGGTGGGagtagtgggggaaaatggagacaactgtagttgaacatcaataaaaaagaaagtactcaTATTTTGAATACGACCTATTTGCTTAAAAATGCAGTAATCATTTATCAGTGAAGTGACATTATCACAGAAATACTCCTTAAAAGTTGCTCTATTATTTCTCAAGAATATACTGGAATTTATTGTAGATAAGGCAGCAGTGGAACTAAACCTTTTAGGACAATGAATTTCAGAAGTTTCTTAGAATTCAACAGTACATACATAGATTTGCTTTCAGGATAACCTTTTTGATATGTAATGTGCAAGAGATTACTTAAGTGGTAAGTATATAgctaaataactttaaaataaataaccttgTAGCCAAGACAAAACAACAAATAGAACACTACCAGAATGACAAAAGCTGTCTACTTGAggatatccttttttaaaaaatatttaattgatttgtttttagagagaggggatgggagggagaaaaaatggagagaaacatgttgtgagagggaaacagcagttcattgcctcttgtgcactacCCACAGGAGACTGAATCTGCACCCCAGTCCTGTGCCCTGATTGCGAATCAAACTGGTGagttttcattttgtatatgcCACCCAAcaaaccgagccacactggtcagagcaccAGAAATCCTCTTAGGTCAGTAGTCTCTCATCCAAAGGAGTAATTACATTCTTTATTATTATCACAGTAGAATAGTTTTGAATTGAGCACAAGCAGACACCTAAATCATGTGCTGCTGTAGGCAGTTATACACTTGTTCACATTGTGCATTCAGTTGCAAAGATGAATCCCATTGGTGTAGAGCATTCTTTTGTACAACTATGTCATTATTTATTGATCTAGTTTAACCAGCATGGGAGGTGGTGgagttgttttctctcttgttatttccaatatttttgtgTGAACACTCTGGTAATGCCCTTTGGTAGACACTAATACTCATTTATCTTGCATATAAAACCAGGAGTTGaaaatgtgtgtgggtgtgtatttaaaatttagatttagtAAATATTGTCATACAGTTTTGTATGAAGTCTGCCAATTCATCTGGCCGCATCACACTACCCTTGTGGGAGTGCCTTGTTGAACATCCTCACCAATAACTAATAGaatcttttcctttaaatgtaGCCTTTATATGGAGTGTTTGATATTCCTGACAACTAACAAAGTTGAATACTCACTTTTACAAAGTGTGTTTCACAGCAAAAATTCAGGACTGAAGGCTTGTGAAGTAGACCAGCTTGATGGTGGTGAGACTCCTGCATCCCAAACTCTGTCTGCTCTCACTGCAAGTTCCAGGTCAGGTCTGGTTGGCCTACAGCTGTACTGTATTCCATTGGTATGAGTGTATTCCAAGCCATCTGCCATTGATCAATCATGCCCAGTGGGTATGTGCACTGATTGATAGACTTATGTTAATATAATCCAGGATGCAGTACCTTGAATAAAGAATTAAGATGATTCAGTTTCAGCCCCTCATTTGACAGAGCGGAACCAGAGGCCCAAAGAGAAAGAGTCGTTTGTTGAAGGCCACAGGTAGAGTGAGATGGGAGGAGGCACTTGGACTGAATGTTGTTTTCACTGCCTCCACAGCTCAGAGTGTGTTTCTACAGAAGATTTCAAGGTCAATTGAGTATTCTGCCCCTTCATATGGAGCCACGGGCTTAGATATCATAAGAATTATATCTGTTTTGATTTAACATATTTTCTAACCAGATTCTTACCACACAGTACTATTTGGTTGGATGATTGTACATAGACAGTAACTGTCATCCCTGGTAGTCCTTGTGTTTGGAGGTATTAATGCCTGAGCAGAAATAAGGAATGATAGTTCTCTTACTAGTCTTACAGTGAAACACAGTGTTACAATATGTAACACTGATTGATTATACAAACTTACTGAAGAAGACTATGCTCTGGGGCCAGAAATGGGGAGGGAAACCTACAGAGGGTGGAATGACAGTGTGGTTGTCTTCTGGGGAATGAATCCTTCCAAGTTAGGACAGTAAGTTGAAAGAAAGTATATCAAGTGTGTCaggaaagagtccagccattgttaacataagaACAGTTTGTGTCACATCATTGTAAGCTGTTAACTaaaaagagtggactggaatgcccatgaTTGGACAATGACCACTTCCCTGCACTAGTTGGAGTGGTAGAAGCCACTGAGTGAGTATGTGTGCTGTGTGGGCAttacattgaaaatgactgagcatCTAGAGCAAAtatctgcatcagattttataTTACGTTGAACATTCCTGTGTAACCTGTTGGGATGTTTCATAAGGCCACAGcgatgggcaactggtgatcggcagcttcatctGGACAGTATGCACCCTAGTGCACCATGTGGCCTGCACCGTTGTTTGACTAATCACCCAGATTAGTGAACATctgatcacccaggtgacttagacCCCTCCAGCCCTGAATTGGTACCCTGTgactctgccttttccccaaactaaaatcacctttgaaagtaaTGAGATTTCAGACCTGCAAAGAGTtctaggaaaatatgacagggtaggTGATGGctactgggagaactgtgggaggtcccaagatgcctactgtgaaggggactgagatatcACTGTCCTGTGTGTAATGCTTCTTCTATCTTGGATCTTCTTCAGTAGATGtctgtattttttcatatttcatggctggataccttctggacggACCTCATACAACTCAGGTGAGTTTGAGTAGAGGGAGAGGGGATGGAGTAGTGAGGGAAGCCTTCTGATAGTGAAAATGTATGTTGGGTTATAATCTAGATTACAGTACCCTTTATTCCAAGGGGGGCTATCTTTCCAAAAAGGGACTTGTCTATGTAGATCAGTGGTGAGGTAGGGCTTTGTCCAAAGTGGGGTTTCAATAGAGAAGAATGGAATGGTGACCTATGAGTGAGGggaatcaaatgcttttttctaaaTACTGAGCAGAAAATGTCCAGAGTACAGGACTTCATTGTAACagataaatattatttcctttgtagCTAATTATGCCATTACAGCCACCGACCTTGGAATAGGGACAAACAGAATACCATGAAATGAGGAACTCTGGGATTAATGATTGGAACTCATTTCTTGGCAGTGTGGGGTCCGGGGTTAGACTAATAGATTGGGTCCGGGGATTTGACCTGCACATAGGAATGGTGTGGCCAGCATAGGTGGCCATGAAAAAACCTCTACTCAGCTCTAAGAATGAAGGCAGGGTCAGGAAAGACAAGCTCTGAGGTGGATGGCAGAGAGCCCCACACCCCCTGAGGCTAGGATGCACACAGCAATGTGACTGCTGGGTGAGCCGGCTCTACTGCAAATGAAGGTGGATCCTGGAGATTTCACTCCCTGAcatgagtccaggaagcacacagtcTCTTCTCTCTGCAGTGGGGCTTAGCTCctgattggggggtgggggatagtTGGCTCTGTATGATCTTAGAAACTTTCTTCAAGAATCACAAATggcttattatatatatatttctcctaataatgtatatattaagtTTGTGATAAagagatcaggaaactgagacttaaaaGGATTAAGTGCTCTAAGGTTACTCAGCTACCcaggaaaggatttttttctcctttctttcttattgAGTTTACTGGAACAGGAATATTTGGACAGATTTGAATTCAGATGTGTTTCACTTCAAATTTTAGttcttatttttggaaaaaaccCTTTGAATTTTACTGTTGTTAAAGTTCAGTTTTATGCCTaccccccccagccccttcccaccaccctaaccatccccacctccctcccctgtttccatcctgccttgtttttgtccagatgtccttatagttgttcctgtaaacctttcgtccccttcccccattatctccttctctcccccctctggttactgtcagcttgtaaCTTCTTATTTTAATCTGTCTCTCATTTCATCattccattaaaatgaaaataagacataAACGGAAACAAAACTTCAGCTTTCCTGAGTGTGTAAAAGATATCATTTcagtatctttaaagaaaaatataaattaaaaagaatgggaTGTTTTCCTCCTAAACATACATGCAAATTATGACCAACAAATCTAATTTTACACAACATAAATAGATATGAATACATttagtatgtttttaataaagtagTTGAGAGCGGAAAAGGTTTGGACAAAGGTTGAGAAGTACTGATGTGTTAAATATTCTGTGAACAATAGCaaaatttttacatattataCAAGAAAAGAGGTaagagtaataaaatatttttgtgtttaaactCTCCCCAATCAGTAATTGAAGGCAAGTTACCTGTTGAAAACTGCATGCTTTTAATGTACTGGTTTATTCTTATAAATGCTTCAGTGCTTGGAAGCATGTGGCACTCAGCACTTTTCATACGCTGAAGGCATAGATAACACTATGGTTTAGGAACTGAATGGAAAGCCTTCTATCACCCAGTACTCTATCCTTCTGGACCCAGAAAAGAATgtctccttgtttccttcctgacaacaacataaaataaaataagcactcATTGGAATTGAAATTGTGTTCTGTTTTTCATAGCTAGTAATTGTTAATTGACTGCCAGAAGACCAACACAAGCAATTAATTTAATTGTGTTACTGGAATAGGGTTGACATATTCAGAGATGACCATTATTTAAGTTGTGTCTAAAACATGGTTCCAGTTTATTTCACAGgcagaaaacaaatgtaaattgttacaaatgaaatattatttttccttatttttcaattgaacacatttttgtttataattatgcCTTTACAATTTAATCTGTATCAATTggacaattcattttttttatagttttgttttcagTAGTGTGGAGCAAGGAGCACATCCAGATGGAATTTCCCTTTCCAGTGACCTTGAGGAGGTTCCCGTGTTACTAAGCCTAATTCCCATTCATGCTTTTCTGTACATTTATCAGTAGGGTCATGTCTGTTCTCCGCAGTGACCGAAGAAGGGAAATCCATAGGCTGATGTGAATACTCTGAGGTGCCGTATGAATCTACAGCTCCTGATCCTTTggatatttgttaataaatatgGGGCAGAACGATGAGGAATAGAGGATCCAGGACGTTCTCCGTATGTGATCTCTGTCCCTAAAACACATTCAGACTAGGCTGAAAAAAAGGAGCACCCATAAATTTTGTCTAGATGAACAtattagaatagaataaaatatagtaaatggagttctgtatttcaaaaaaaatttgcaTCACTTTTGCAGAGGACaggtgttcattcattcaataaaggTTTTGAATAACATCCTGGAACAGGGCATGGGCAATAGCAAGGCAGAAATATTTGTGAACAGGACAGGAAAACTTCATGCATTTATGCAACATTCTGTTTGGACtacagctctttttaaaaattcttatttactTACTCACTACATATAATTCTAAGTGTTATGATGAAATATATATAGGGTGATACAAGTGCATAGGAATaagacaaaacatattttaacacTTAAACTCCTTCTGAATGAGCAAGTTCATTATATCCACTGTTCAAGAAAAATGGGAACCTTGGGAGAGTGAGTTGACCTGACATGAGTGGAAGTGGTGCTCTCCTTGTGATGTCTCACTGGGACTTACCCGTGAATAGAGAAAGAGGCACAAAAAATCctctttgaaaaacattaaagtgAACATATTATTAGTCTCCCTTAGCTGGAGGAAAAGATTATGAACAATAATGACTGCCCCCTACATTTCATTTAGACACAGTaatcaataatgaaaaatatctaaaatgggCACTGGTGAGCCAATAGATATGTATGTCAAAATGCCTAAAAATGGACCTGcattttgacccaacaattccattgCAGGGATTATACACTAACAtaactgaaacaccaattcaaaacaactgatgtactccaatgttcatagcagcaaaatatacatgatccaagtgttggaagcaagctaagtgcatatcagtaaatgaatggatcaaaatactatgggacatttacacaatggaaccctacacagcagaaggaaataaggagctcctaacatggcaacagcatggatggatctggagaacattatgctaagtgatataagccaggtggtgaaagacaaataccatataatcttatCCATAAACAAaatctaaccaacaaaacaaacaaatgaacaaaatagaaccagagaataggaaataaagaacaaactgatagtgcccagaagggagaagggagaagggaggagtatAAAGaggataagaaagaaaaggaacaagcaaaggaaaacaaatagagGACTCAGGGCCATGGAGAATGGTGAGGCAAGGACTGTGGAGATGCGAGGGCAGGCTAGCAGGGAGCAATAgggaaaaaggtgaaaaaattgtaactgaaaaacagttaaaaaaataccCGAACTTTAGTTCTCATGATCTTCAAATAAACACTTTGGGTGAAAACATGGCTTCCATCAGAACATAATTTAGTGCCAACTGATTTTTTCAGGGCatctttcacatccttgttcCTCAAACTGTAGATCAGTGGGTTTAACATGGGGATGACAACTGTGTAGAAAACAGAGGTCACTTTATCTGTGTCCATGGAGTGACTTGAGCTGGGTCGGAAATACATGAACAGGAGTGTCCCATAAAACATAGCCACAGCGGTTAAATGGGAAGcacaggtagagaaggctttGTGTCTGCCCTTGGCTGATTTCATTCTAAGGATGGTATTTATGACATAGCTGTAGGAAAGGAGGATAGTGACAATACTGAACCCAAGAGCACAGCTACTGTAAGTGAACATCACTATCTCAGTGATGGTTGTGTCTGAGGTGGAGAGGGCTAGTAAGGCTGCGaagtcacagaaaaagtgattgaTGATATTGGAATTGCAGAATGACAATCGAATTGTGCAATAAGTAACGATTGCAGAGTACACCAGACTTTGGATGTATACAATGGCCACTAGCTGGGTACAGACTCTTCCAGACATGATTGTTGTATACAGAAGTGGATTACAAATGGCTACATAACGATCATATGCCATCACAGACAGCATGACACATTCTACAACTGCAAAGGTAGCAAAAAAGAACATCTGAACAGCACATAAATTATATGCAATCTTCTTTTCCTTACATAAGAAATCAGCCAGCATCTTGGGGGAGATAGAGGAGGAGTAGCAGATATCACTGAATGAGAGATTGCTTAGGAAATAATACATGGGCGTGTGGAGCCGTGGGTCCATGCTGATGAGCAGGATCATCCCTAGGTTGGCAATCACAGTGATGCCATAAACCAGCAGGAAGAGCACAAAGAGCCCCTGCTGCACATCCCACCTGCCAGAGAGTCCTAAGAGTATGAAATCTGTAAACACGGTGCAGTTCTCAATGGCCATCACTGAGGTCTGGAAATACCTGGTtgtggaggaaggaaatggaTGTGCAGTGTTAACATCATCTGTCTTATTAGTTAAATTgctgatttttaataattttctgtaaTTAGAAAAAGCTATGAAGAATGGTAGAACTCCATGAGGAAATCTGACTCTCTGGAAATACATGCTATGtcatgtaaatcaataaatgttactgaAAATATCTCTTACATTTACATAGCATTCTACCAAGTTTGTGGCACAGTTTTTACATGAAATCATGGTATTTCCATACGAACCTTTGTAGTATTTGTGATAGTTTTTGTTACTCCTTTGTTAGAGATTAAGATGGATATTTTCATAGCTGAGGCGATAATTCTGAATTAATTGGTTCAGGAACCCACATCTTGTGACAAGGTTGTTGCTGTTTTTCAGTACTGCAGAGGGTGTATTATACCCTGTAATGGAGAAACATAGTTAGTTGAGAGGTGCAAATAATCAACATGATGTTTTATTTCCCTTCATTGACACTGTTGTGGATGGGCAGACATATTGTGCGTTTCTGGATATAACATTTCCCTGTTCTCCCATTGTTTATTAACTCCTCCTGTCCTTTCCATTCTCAATAGATAGGGACAGAGATAGTCTGTGATCCAGGACCCACTGTAACAGGAGGGTGGTGGTTGCTGGAGAAGAGGCTGGAGGGTCCCCATGAGTGATAGTTAGACTGGAACAGGCCTGGGCTAACTGTGCTCCCTCTGACAGTGAGTGCTGTTCAGCAGAGCTTCTGCAGAATGTTTGGGACCTGACTCCAGGCATGCTGGTCTCAAGGGTGACAGAGGTTAGAAAGTGTTGATGTATTTCTGTGTGAGTCACTTTCCTTTAATCAACTAGAATCCACATGACACATTCACCAACAGAACAGATGTGTCAGTAGCAGGATACAGGTCCTCATCTGTCTACAGTCCAGTGAATTCAGAGAGAAATCATGTTGAagtttgtccccatttcccccgaAATCGAAATACtgcttattgttttcttttttgtttaaagccTTCTATTTATGCTTAGTTCAAAGGTAGAATATACAATTGAGAAGGGATTGCAAGTGAAAATTCTGGTGAGTTCTGTTCATTGGATTATTTTTTGCATTgctttcaagtacagttgtctccatccccgcccccccaTTACTGTGCCCTATTTACCCACCTCCCAACTTCCACTTTCTTTCCTCCCCACTGTTGTCtttctccatgggtcctttatacttgtccctTGACTTGACTCGGACCCTTCTTCCCCCTGttattccccttctccctctcccagcctaTCTGGTCACTGGCAGAtccttctttatttccaagtttctggttctattttgctggtttctttgttttgttgattaggttctgtgtataggtgagatcataccgTCTTTCCCTGCTTTGcctatttcacctagcataacattctccaattccatccatgctgttgcaaaaggtaagaaagagttccttctttctttatgctgttcagtgttccattgtgtaaatgtaccacagctttttgattcactcatttactgatgggagcATAAGGtgtttccatcacttggctattgtaaattgtgctgctgtgaacactggcatatataagttcttttgaattggtgttgtaggattcttaggatataatcccagcaatggaaatgctgggttaaaaggcagttccaaggTTAGATTTCTAaggaaatttcttatttttttctttgattcctcttttccttgaGTAGCTCTGAAATCTGCCTCTCTTTGCTGTAAAGAATTGGTCTTTGGAGGTCAATTGATTTCTATGTCCCACTGTTACAATTTACCCAATCAATATATCATGTATGTCATATGTGACCCCTTCTGTTCTGTGAGAATATAGTGACAGTGGAGTTGAAGCTaggagaacagaaaaaggaaatctgtGTAACGATGTAGTGATCAGTATGTAGTTCCCCAAACACCTGGCATGAACTGATTTGAATATCTCCTCCTGTagacacatctttaaaaaaaagggaatatttcctaaaaaaatatacaaagtataggaaatgaagaagtcaaagaaattatatatatgacccTTGGCCATGAACTAAAGGTGGATGTAGGGGGAATAAGGGTGTGAAGGGGTGTGAATGTAgcaggggaataaaaggggggaatggaacaatgtaataacataataaaataaataaataaataaaatgtccatactgaaaataatttaaaaatgaaaagcacaggtaagagattaaaaataaaatatcctctCATCTCCTCAATTTAtacttgcattttattgtatatccTGCCATTTCTGTATACATCTTTAAAGTAATTAGATTGatagaaatacttaaaattttgtgtAACCAGTTAAACCCTCTATAGCTTTCATAGTACCAATTCAGTCcaaggaagataaaaattagAAACCAGACAAACTGCGAGTCCATGCTCCATCCCAGTGCACTGACTTCCGTGTTCCATCCAGTCTGTCTGCAGCAGGGTTCAGCCCTGCCTCCCGACAGAGCTGGACTTTATCACCATGTCCGTGTCTGGTCCCTGGGTGTGGAACTGGTCTCTCAGGAATATGTGGcagatataattaattatatgttttatcatttgttatttttctataggCAGGGTCATTGAGAAAGAActacagacttaaaaaaaatactaggtGTGTTGAAAAACCACCCAAGAGGTTTCCATCAGCTAAACACAAGAGCGTGCTGTACCTGTGGGACTGAAGAGCTCTTACCACTGTCTTATTTCTCTGGTGTATatgtggaggaggcagagccctCCTTGGTCACCTTCTTCAGGTTCCTCCCCACACTCATTTTCCCCTCAGGTGCTCCTTGTGTCCAGGGATGCCAGCTGCCTCAGGCAAGACTCCCTTCAAGAGGGATCCAAAGGTCA is a genomic window of Phyllostomus discolor isolate MPI-MPIP mPhyDis1 chromosome 6, mPhyDis1.pri.v3, whole genome shotgun sequence containing:
- the LOC114499038 gene encoding olfactory receptor 8U9-like, which gives rise to MAIENCTVFTDFILLGLSGRWDVQQGLFVLFLLVYGITVIANLGMILLISMDPRLHTPMYYFLSNLSFSDICYSSSISPKMLADFLCKEKKIAYNLCAVQMFFFATFAVVECVMLSVMAYDRYVAICNPLLYTTIMSGRVCTQLVAIVYIQSLVYSAIVTYCTIRLSFCNSNIINHFFCDFAALLALSTSDTTITEIVMFTYSSCALGFSIVTILLSYSYVINTILRMKSAKGRHKAFSTCASHLTAVAMFYGTLLFMYFRPSSSHSMDTDKVTSVFYTVVIPMLNPLIYSLRNKDVKDALKKSVGTKLCSDGSHVFTQSVYLKIMRTKVRVFF